Within Stella humosa, the genomic segment CGCAGATCCTGCTGGACGCGCTGCCGCGGGTGCAGGCGCCGGTTGCCGCCATCTTCGGCGAGCTGGACGCGACGGCCCATCCCTGGCTGCACGAGCGCGAGGAGAAGCTGCGTGCGTTGCGGCCGGAGCTGGTTTTCCGGGTGATCCCGAAGGCTGGCCACTGGGTGCAGTTCGAGGCGCCGGAGCGCTTCAACGCCGAACTGCTGGACCTGCTGGCGGCCCGCGGGCAGTAAGGGCGGACAACCGCGCGGGCGGGCCAACGCCGCCCGCGCGGCTCGACAGGCATCCGGACTTGGCCACATGCTTCCGGTTGAATTTTCGGAGGCGTTTATCGTGGACGAAACCGGCAACGCGACGGCGGCCGAGCCGCTTTCCATCTTTCGCAGCGACCTGCCGCTTGCCGCCAAGCTGGAGCGCGCGCGCACCGAACTGCTCGACCTGTCGGCCCGCAACCGGCTGCTGAACGTCCCCCGCTCGTCGCGCAGCGCACGCACGATCGAGGTGGTGGACGAGCGGTCGGCCGAGGTCTTTCGCCTGCTGGTGCGGGACGGCCGCGCGCTCAACTTCGCCGCCGGCCGCGGTGCCGCGAGCGAAGATGGCGACGAAGTGGCCCCCGAAACGGAGACGGCAGCCGACCTGGCCCAGCCCGAGGACGAAGGCACCGACGAGCGCGGCGTGCAGCGCCGCCATGCCGACACCCGCCTGCAGACGCGGCTGACCTCGGCCGGGTTGCAGAAGCGCCTGCTCGACCTCTATTTCGATGCCCGCACGCTGGAGGAGGAACAGGGCGTCAACATCCTGTTCCTGGCGCTGGGCAGCCTGAAATGGATCGATCCCGGCAATGCCACGCTGGAGCGCCGCGCGCCGCTGATCCTGGTGCCGGTGCGGCTGGAGCGCGGCACGGCCGGCGAGCGCTTCAAGCTGCGCTGGCGGCAGGAGGACCAGGCGGCCAACCTGTCGCTGGAAGCCTATCTCGACCGCGTCCACGCCCTGGCGATGCCGCCGCTGGAGCCGGGCGAGGATTTCGACCCCGCCGCCTACCTGGCCGCGGTGGCCGCGGCGGTGTCGTCCAAGCCGGGCTGGGCCGTGCTGCCGGACGACATCGTGCTGGGCTTCTTCTCCTTCTCCAAGTTCCTGATGTATCGCGACCTCGACCCCGAGGTCTGGCCCGCGGACGGCAAGCTGACCGATCTGCCGCTGATCCGCGGGCTGCTGGCGGACGGGTTCGAGGCGGGGAGGCCGGGGATCCCAGAGGATGCCGCGATCGACCCGCACATCCCGCCCGCCCAGATGCTGCACATCGTCGACAGCGACAGCTCGCAGACGCTGGCCGTGCACGACGTCCGCGCCGGCCGCGACCTGATCATCCAGGGGCCGCCCGGCACCGGAAAGTCGCAGACCATCGCCAATATCATCGCCTCGGCTGTGGCGGACGGCCGGACGGTGCTGTTCGTGGCCGAGAAGATGGCGGCACTCGAGGTGGTGAAGCGCCGCCTCGACCAGGCCGGCGTGGGTGACGCCTGCCTGGAGCTGCACAGCAACAAGGCCAACAAGCGCGCTCTGCTGGACGAGTTGCGCCGTACCTGGGAACTGGGGGCGCCGGCGGGGGATGCCGGCGACGGCCTGAACGCGCGGCTGGAAGCGGCTCGCGATCGGCTGAACGACCATGCCGCGCGCCTGCACCGGCCGCATCGGGTGGCCGGCATGACCCCTTACCAGGTGATTGGCGAGCTGACCCGCCTGGCGCAGGCGGGCCGTCGCCCGGCCGACCTGGTGCTGGAGCGGCCGGAATCCTGGTCGCCCGAGGACCGCCGCCAGCGCAGCGCCCTGCTGGCCGAACTGGCCGAGCGCGTGGCCGGGATCGGCCGGCCGCTCGACCATCCGTGGCACGGCGTCGGGCTGGAATCGGTGCTGCCGACCGAGGTCGATCGCCTGCTCGGCCGCGTCGCCGACCTGCGCGCGCGCCTGGCGGTCCTGGTGGCCGACCAGGCGCTGCTGGCCGAGACGCTGGGCCATCCCCCGCCGCTCGGCCTGGGCGGGTTCGCGCCGCTGGCAGACCTGGCCCATCGCGTGGCGGGAGCGCCGCCGCTGGATGCCGAGGCACTTGCCGCCGGGGAGTGGGACACGCGCGCGGCGGACGTGGCGGCGCTGCTGCTGGCCGGTGCCGGGTATCGCCGCCACGTCGGTGAACTGGGCGCCCGGGTGCTGCCGGCGGCCTGGACTACGGACCTGGGCGAGGCGCGCCGGCTGCTGGCCGACCTGCCGGAGGGGTTCGCGGCCGAGGGCTTCGACCGCATCCGCCGGCTGCACGACCTGCTGCCGCGCCTGCTGCAGGAAGCCGGCCGGCTTGCCCGGCTGTTGGGCCAGGACGGCGTGCCGGAGAGCTTCCTGGCCATCGACCGCGCGGCCAGCACCGCCCAGCGCGTGGCGGTCGCCCCGGAGGCCAGCCCGGAGGCGTTCAACGCCGCGGTCTGGGACCATGGGGTGGACCAGGCGGCGGACCTGGTGGAAGCGGTGGCGGCCCTGGACGACGCACGCCGGGCTGCCGGCGATCGGGTGGTCGAGGCCGCCTGGTCGACCGAGCTGGCCGCCGCCCGGCAGACGCTGGCCGTCCACGGCACCAGCTTCCTGCGCACGCTGAACGGCGACTGGCGGCGCGCCAGCCGGCTGGTGAAGTCGGTGCTGCGCGAGCCCGAGGCGGGCTTGCCGGAACAGCTCGCGCTGCTCGACACGGTGATCGCCGGGCAGGCGGCGATGGCCCGCATCCGCGACGGCGAGGCATTCGGGCGGGCCGCCTTCGGCGCCCATTGGCGCGGCGACCGGTCGGCCGCGGCCCCCTTGCAGGCGCTCGTCGACTGGATGCGCAGCCTGCGGGGCCTGGGGGCGGAGCCGCGGCTGATCGCGGCCCGGCCGCTCGATCGCGGCGCGGTCGGCGTGGTGGCCGATCGCGTGCGCACCCTGCTGGACGAGGCGCTGCCCCTGCTACGCGACCTGTGGGCCGATCTGGGCACGCAGCCCGACTTTGTGTTCGCCGAGGCGATCGATGCCGGCCGCGCCGACCCGGTCCGGGTGATGGAGCAGTGCAGCCGGCTGGCGGCGGCCGACGCCGACTGCCGCGCGATCATGGCAGGGGCGCCGGGCGGCCGGGCCGACCGGCTGGCGGTGCTGGACCGGGTGATCGACGGCCAGGTGGCCGCCCGGTCGATCGCCGCGGGCGAGGCGCTGGGCCGGGCCTGCTTCGGCCAGGCCTGGGCCGGGCCGCAATCCGACTGGCCGGCGCTGGCCGGCGCGCACGATTGGATCGCCGCCAACCCCGACATCCGCCACCTGGCGGCCGGGCTGGACGATCGCGCCCTGCCATCGGCGCGCGCGCGCCAGATCGAGGAGGTGCAGGCACGGCTGTTGCGCGACCTGGCCGGGCTGCTGATCGACCTGCGCGCCGATGCCCCGGCCCTGTTCGGCGGGGAGGATGCGCTGGCCGCGCCCGCTTCCGTGGTCGATGCCCGCCTGGGCGCCTGGCTTGCCCACGGCGAGCAGCTATCGAAATGGGTCGTCTATCGCGAGCGGTCGGGGCGGGCCCGGGCGATGGGGCTGGCTGCCCTGGTCGACCGGCTCGACGATGGCCGGCTGGCGCCGGGGGACGGCGTGCCCACCTTCGAGATGGCCTGCTACGAGGCCCTGCTGGCCGACATGGTCCGGATGGAACCCGCGCTCGGCCGCTTCGATGGCCAACTGCACGGGCGCCAGGTGGCGGAGTTCGCCCAGCTCGACCGCCAGCGCATCGCCGCCGCCGCGGTCGAGGTGGTGCGCGCCCATCACCGCGGCATCCCGCCGCGCGACGGCGGCGCCGGACCGCTCGGCGTGCTGAAGGCCGAGATGGCGCGCCGGCGCGGCCACATGCCGATCCGCCAGCTCATGCACAAGGCCGCCCCGGCGATCCAGAAGCTGAAGCCGGTGCTGATGATGAGCCCCCTGTCGGTGGCGCAGTTCCTGCCCCCGGGGCTGCTGACCTTCGACCTGCTGGTGATGGACGAGGCGAGCCAGATCCAGCCGGTGGATGCGCTGGGGGCGATCGCCCGCTGCCGCCAGGTGGTGGTGGTGGGCGACGAGCGCCAGCTGCCGCCGACGCGTTTCTTTGCCAAGATGATCAACGAGCAGCCCGACGACGAGGACGGCGCCCAGGTCGCCGACATCGAGAGCATCCTCGGCCTCTTCACCGCCCGCGGCCTCGCCCAGCGCATGCTGCGCTGGCACTATCGCAGCCGCCACCAGTCGCTGATCGCCGTCTCCAACAGCCAGTTCTACGAAAACAAGCTGTTCATCGTGCCCAGCCCCTACACCGGCGAGGCCGGCATGGGGCTGCGCTTCCATCCCGTCGCGGGCGGCGTCTTCGACAGCGCCAACACCGGCACCAACGCGGTGGAGGCCAAGGTGGTGGCCGAGGCGATCGTCGACCACGCCCGCCGGCATCCGGGGCTGTCGCTGGGGGTGGCCACCTTCTCGGTCAAGCAGCGCCGGGCCATCCAGGACCAGCTCGAACTGTTGCGCCGCCTCCACCCCGAGACCGAGGCGTTCTTCCACAGCCACCCAAGCGAGCCGTTCTTCGTCAAGAACCTGGAAAACGTCCAGGGCGACGAGCGCGAGGTGATCCTGATCTCGGTCGGCTATGCCCGCAACCCCCAGGGCTATCTCGCCATGCGCTTCGGGCCGCTCAGCGCCGATGGCGGCGAACGGCGGTTGAACGTGCTGATCAGCCGCGCCAAGCGCCGCT encodes:
- a CDS encoding DUF3320 domain-containing protein, coding for MDETGNATAAEPLSIFRSDLPLAAKLERARTELLDLSARNRLLNVPRSSRSARTIEVVDERSAEVFRLLVRDGRALNFAAGRGAASEDGDEVAPETETAADLAQPEDEGTDERGVQRRHADTRLQTRLTSAGLQKRLLDLYFDARTLEEEQGVNILFLALGSLKWIDPGNATLERRAPLILVPVRLERGTAGERFKLRWRQEDQAANLSLEAYLDRVHALAMPPLEPGEDFDPAAYLAAVAAAVSSKPGWAVLPDDIVLGFFSFSKFLMYRDLDPEVWPADGKLTDLPLIRGLLADGFEAGRPGIPEDAAIDPHIPPAQMLHIVDSDSSQTLAVHDVRAGRDLIIQGPPGTGKSQTIANIIASAVADGRTVLFVAEKMAALEVVKRRLDQAGVGDACLELHSNKANKRALLDELRRTWELGAPAGDAGDGLNARLEAARDRLNDHAARLHRPHRVAGMTPYQVIGELTRLAQAGRRPADLVLERPESWSPEDRRQRSALLAELAERVAGIGRPLDHPWHGVGLESVLPTEVDRLLGRVADLRARLAVLVADQALLAETLGHPPPLGLGGFAPLADLAHRVAGAPPLDAEALAAGEWDTRAADVAALLLAGAGYRRHVGELGARVLPAAWTTDLGEARRLLADLPEGFAAEGFDRIRRLHDLLPRLLQEAGRLARLLGQDGVPESFLAIDRAASTAQRVAVAPEASPEAFNAAVWDHGVDQAADLVEAVAALDDARRAAGDRVVEAAWSTELAAARQTLAVHGTSFLRTLNGDWRRASRLVKSVLREPEAGLPEQLALLDTVIAGQAAMARIRDGEAFGRAAFGAHWRGDRSAAAPLQALVDWMRSLRGLGAEPRLIAARPLDRGAVGVVADRVRTLLDEALPLLRDLWADLGTQPDFVFAEAIDAGRADPVRVMEQCSRLAAADADCRAIMAGAPGGRADRLAVLDRVIDGQVAARSIAAGEALGRACFGQAWAGPQSDWPALAGAHDWIAANPDIRHLAAGLDDRALPSARARQIEEVQARLLRDLAGLLIDLRADAPALFGGEDALAAPASVVDARLGAWLAHGEQLSKWVVYRERSGRARAMGLAALVDRLDDGRLAPGDGVPTFEMACYEALLADMVRMEPALGRFDGQLHGRQVAEFAQLDRQRIAAAAVEVVRAHHRGIPPRDGGAGPLGVLKAEMARRRGHMPIRQLMHKAAPAIQKLKPVLMMSPLSVAQFLPPGLLTFDLLVMDEASQIQPVDALGAIARCRQVVVVGDERQLPPTRFFAKMINEQPDDEDGAQVADIESILGLFTARGLAQRMLRWHYRSRHQSLIAVSNSQFYENKLFIVPSPYTGEAGMGLRFHPVAGGVFDSANTGTNAVEAKVVAEAIVDHARRHPGLSLGVATFSVKQRRAIQDQLELLRRLHPETEAFFHSHPSEPFFVKNLENVQGDEREVILISVGYARNPQGYLAMRFGPLSADGGERRLNVLISRAKRRCEVFASITDEDIDLERGRGRGVAAFKLFLHFARTGRLGLAQPTGRDHDSVFEAQVAARLQAMGYQVHPQVGIAGFFIDLAIADPERPGRYLLGIECDGAAYHAARSARDRDRLRQAVLEDHGWIIHRIWSTDWFQRPNEQLDRVVAAIEAAKAELDARLELATGPGPAVSLEVVAVEREEATEIALSPATAPPPVPDAYVEAVVARADGDHELHETPTGLLAELVVQMAAIEGPVHVDEVVVRLRQAWGLQRAGQRIQQAVERAVAAALADGRIVADGRFLSAPGAPARVRDRGAVQSLSLRRLDMLPPAEIRQAILETVHTNLGADRDEIAQAVSRRLGFRMTSPQLRECIGFQVDVLAGQGDLVSKGDLLVVPDV